From the Hyphomicrobium sp. ghe19 genome, one window contains:
- a CDS encoding phage holin family protein, with product MTAVGEIFRSLIGLFLDDEFLAIAILGVVALTAFLAIGLETQPRWAGAFLLIAIVLVLAGSVLRTARNSARRD from the coding sequence ATGACGGCGGTCGGAGAAATTTTCCGCAGTCTCATCGGCCTTTTCCTGGACGACGAGTTCCTCGCGATCGCAATCCTCGGCGTCGTCGCGTTGACGGCCTTCTTGGCCATCGGGCTCGAAACTCAGCCGAGGTGGGCAGGGGCATTCCTGCTGATCGCAATCGTTTTGGTTCTGGCTGGAAGCGTATTGCGAACGGCCCGGAATAGCGCGCGACGCGACTGA